From Rudanella lutea DSM 19387, a single genomic window includes:
- a CDS encoding DUF1345 domain-containing protein: MSVLHAINRLNAHRRLLLSLGVAGLTALALPYALDPATRVIAVWLAYSLSYLILCWITLTTAHPRHLNTLTRTQDLGRTVSFLFVILASFSSLFAIVLLFRSGTDGRGSHQQLHILLSAMVVVCSWMLVHTVFTLHYARLYYEGHTKAGSTPKKLDFPGDDEPDYLDFAYFSFVIGMTSQVSDVAIQSKAMRRLALLHGFLAFFFNTSIIALSINTVSNIIGGLAK; this comes from the coding sequence ATGTCTGTCTTACACGCCATCAACCGCCTGAACGCCCACCGGCGACTCCTGCTTAGTCTGGGCGTAGCCGGGCTGACGGCTTTGGCCCTGCCCTACGCCCTCGACCCGGCCACGCGCGTAATTGCGGTATGGCTAGCCTATTCGCTCAGCTACCTGATCCTTTGCTGGATTACCCTGACAACCGCTCACCCCCGGCATCTGAACACCCTCACCCGGACGCAGGATCTGGGCCGTACAGTATCGTTTCTGTTTGTTATTCTGGCTTCGTTCTCCAGTCTGTTTGCCATCGTTCTCTTGTTCCGGTCCGGAACCGACGGGCGGGGCAGCCATCAGCAGCTGCATATTCTCCTCTCGGCTATGGTGGTAGTTTGTTCATGGATGCTGGTCCATACCGTTTTTACCCTGCATTACGCCCGGCTCTATTATGAGGGACACACAAAAGCCGGGTCTACCCCTAAAAAACTGGACTTTCCGGGCGACGATGAGCCCGATTATCTCGACTTCGCCTATTTCTCGTTCGTAATCGGCATGACGAGTCAGGTTTCCGACGTGGCAATACAATCAAAAGCCATGCGTCGGCTCGCGCTTCTGCATGGCTTTCTGGCATTCTTCTTCAACACGAGCATTATTGCCCTGAGCATCAACACCGTATCGAATATTATTGGCGGGCTGGCTAAATAG
- a CDS encoding response regulator transcription factor, translating into MRILLVEDEPKLARFVRKGLVEQSFQVDVATDGLAGHELARSNPYDVLVIDVNLPKLNGIELIRRLRAESNNTPVLVLTALDRTDDKVSGFEAGADDYLVKPFVFRELLARLRSLHRRGTNSGSSNPLIRVGDLELDVTHKTVSRAGMPISLTSREFQMLQYLMEHTGQVVSKFDIAEHVLNQKAESSTNAVEVYINLLRRKIDKTFPSPLIHTVVGMGYVLRT; encoded by the coding sequence ATGCGTATTTTGCTGGTTGAAGATGAGCCTAAGTTGGCCCGTTTTGTGCGTAAGGGCCTGGTCGAACAGTCGTTTCAGGTCGACGTAGCGACGGACGGACTGGCTGGGCATGAGTTGGCCCGGTCGAACCCGTACGATGTACTGGTAATCGACGTGAACCTCCCCAAACTCAATGGTATAGAACTGATTCGGCGGCTTCGGGCAGAAAGTAACAATACTCCCGTGCTGGTGCTGACGGCCCTGGATCGTACGGATGATAAAGTAAGCGGATTTGAGGCTGGCGCCGACGATTACCTCGTGAAGCCGTTTGTGTTTCGGGAGTTGCTGGCGCGGTTACGCTCGCTGCATCGGCGCGGCACGAATAGCGGCAGTAGTAATCCCCTGATTCGGGTGGGGGACCTGGAACTGGATGTGACGCACAAGACCGTTTCGCGGGCGGGTATGCCAATCAGCCTGACCTCTCGTGAATTTCAGATGCTGCAGTACCTCATGGAGCACACGGGGCAGGTGGTTTCAAAATTCGACATTGCCGAGCACGTGCTGAACCAGAAAGCCGAGTCGTCGACAAATGCAGTGGAAGTGTATATCAATCTCCTGCGTCGAAAGATCGACAAGACCTTTCCGAGCCCGCTCATTCATACCGTTGTCGGGATGGGTTACGTACTACGCACCTGA
- a CDS encoding tetratricopeptide repeat protein, with translation MKGSWCVWLSACLVSICPLFGGAERGLFSSSKPTRTDSLKSPAPVRVAASAPTRKDPVPGQNNTAILFSKAGKQAQALGLLTKAGQTRPSDTLTYNRALVLLKLKRFDEAAAALQKANTFAHAQLNLGGLQCRQGDWAGGLKTLQAAPATREWADEKAVNIALAQYQLGQFKEAERTLSGAAGSTAQLLRADLALVQGFYADALKAYKALENDETYGPVMPVRMGNALLGMRKFDDAVALFEQYLTGNDRSAHGAARLGMANARYGQREFGRAAAEYRAALQLMPQSTAARTGLANALASNRDYRSARVQYETVLRQDPASLNARMGLGVVAFRQGNLPESMGHLRQITARLDPTNPDHADAYLHQGLASLSISRFDTARRALEIVSRLRPGDPSAFSGLSEVYRRQDLYGQALEMLQQAINKTAEHHWPGAQPPPELSAKTRARMQANRGSLLLKLNLMDQAYPVFREALKDDPSNLNALNGVAVSLLEMDQLDKAHGLYDSLINRGHRRAFLLNNRGIVRSYMALQLDKKKQIEEARKYYALARQDYEKAQQMDTSRRFYQNNLGNVLKNLNLYDEAVKSYQAYMSRSAINNMGVLYAANRKPDFSRYYLNLAIELDSNNLIYQYNRVKLYRTFYPDSLNRKPNLLAAERRLPTQSISAKYSRDGYINIYLYDYDFDVYDYPPDHRFPLAMEPPRPPDLLAIDDFVTMPEPADPAPTTATVAPSAVKPGPATAPEISTPPVATRPAVAGTPAKRSRMPKPARPRRSTRWGSTRCPTF, from the coding sequence ATGAAGGGAAGTTGGTGCGTGTGGTTGTCGGCTTGTTTGGTGAGTATCTGTCCTCTGTTTGGGGGCGCAGAACGGGGGCTTTTTTCTTCTTCCAAGCCTACCCGTACCGACTCGCTCAAGAGTCCCGCGCCCGTACGGGTAGCGGCCTCAGCACCCACCCGCAAAGATCCGGTACCGGGCCAAAACAACACGGCGATACTGTTCAGCAAAGCTGGCAAACAGGCGCAGGCACTTGGCCTGCTCACCAAAGCTGGTCAGACACGCCCTTCCGACACGCTGACCTATAACCGGGCGTTAGTACTACTCAAACTCAAACGCTTCGACGAAGCAGCGGCCGCCCTCCAGAAAGCCAACACCTTTGCACACGCACAACTCAACCTCGGCGGTCTGCAATGCCGACAGGGCGACTGGGCAGGCGGTCTGAAAACGTTGCAGGCAGCCCCGGCCACCCGGGAGTGGGCCGACGAAAAGGCCGTAAACATCGCCCTGGCGCAATATCAGTTAGGTCAATTCAAGGAAGCCGAACGTACGCTATCGGGCGCAGCAGGGTCTACGGCCCAGCTGCTTCGCGCTGATCTGGCTCTGGTACAGGGCTTTTATGCCGACGCCCTGAAAGCCTACAAAGCGTTGGAAAACGACGAGACCTACGGACCCGTTATGCCTGTCCGGATGGGCAATGCCTTGCTGGGAATGCGTAAATTCGATGATGCGGTCGCCTTATTTGAGCAGTACCTGACGGGCAACGACCGCTCGGCGCACGGGGCCGCCCGGCTGGGCATGGCCAACGCCCGCTACGGGCAGCGCGAGTTTGGTCGGGCAGCCGCGGAGTACCGGGCCGCCCTGCAGCTCATGCCCCAGTCGACGGCAGCCCGCACCGGACTGGCCAATGCACTGGCCAGCAACCGTGACTACCGCAGTGCACGGGTCCAGTACGAAACGGTACTTCGGCAAGACCCCGCCAGCCTGAACGCCCGCATGGGGCTGGGCGTGGTGGCCTTCCGGCAAGGGAACCTACCTGAGTCAATGGGGCATCTGCGGCAGATTACGGCCCGGCTCGACCCGACAAACCCCGACCATGCCGACGCTTATCTGCATCAGGGACTGGCTTCGCTCAGTATCAGCCGGTTCGATACGGCCCGGCGTGCCCTTGAAATTGTGTCCCGGCTGCGCCCCGGCGACCCATCGGCTTTCTCGGGCCTGAGCGAAGTGTACCGGCGGCAGGATTTATACGGGCAGGCCCTCGAAATGCTACAACAGGCTATCAACAAAACGGCCGAACACCATTGGCCGGGCGCTCAGCCGCCCCCGGAGCTTTCGGCCAAAACCCGTGCCCGGATGCAGGCCAACCGGGGCAGTTTGCTCCTGAAACTGAACCTGATGGATCAGGCGTATCCGGTGTTTCGCGAGGCTCTGAAAGATGATCCATCCAACCTCAACGCCCTCAACGGGGTGGCTGTGAGTCTGCTGGAAATGGATCAGCTCGACAAAGCGCATGGCCTTTATGACAGCCTGATTAACCGGGGCCACCGCCGGGCATTTTTGCTCAATAACCGGGGGATTGTTCGCTCATACATGGCTCTACAGCTCGACAAGAAAAAACAGATCGAGGAAGCCCGAAAGTATTACGCTCTGGCCCGGCAGGACTACGAAAAAGCCCAGCAAATGGACACCTCGCGCCGGTTTTACCAGAATAATCTGGGGAATGTGCTGAAGAACCTGAACCTCTACGATGAGGCCGTGAAGAGTTATCAGGCCTATATGAGCCGCAGTGCCATCAATAACATGGGCGTGCTGTACGCTGCCAACCGAAAACCCGATTTTTCGCGCTACTACCTCAATCTGGCTATCGAGCTCGACTCCAACAACCTCATTTACCAGTACAACCGGGTGAAATTGTACCGGACTTTCTACCCCGACTCGCTTAACCGCAAACCGAACCTTCTGGCGGCCGAACGACGGTTGCCCACGCAGTCGATCAGTGCCAAGTACAGTCGGGATGGCTACATCAATATCTACCTGTACGATTACGATTTCGATGTGTACGACTACCCGCCTGACCATCGGTTTCCGTTGGCCATGGAGCCGCCCCGCCCACCCGACCTGTTGGCCATTGACGATTTTGTGACCATGCCCGAACCGGCCGACCCCGCGCCGACGACGGCTACCGTAGCCCCATCGGCCGTGAAGCCAGGTCCGGCAACAGCTCCCGAAATAAGTACCCCGCCGGTAGCTACGCGCCCCGCCGTGGCGGGCACACCCGCCAAACGAAGTCGGATGCCCAAACCAGCCCGGCCCCGCCGAAGCACCCGCTGGGGCAGCACGCGTTGCCCGACGTTCTGA
- a CDS encoding response regulator, giving the protein MKANPWVWLVDDDSDDQLLVKAAFKQTNPDVKVHTIDDGDQLLPQLNTTTHLPKLVLLDLNMARMGGFETLKAVRLALPEVHIPIVILTTSISVTDRQQAIQHGANAFISKPSEYNKLVELTRNLASQWL; this is encoded by the coding sequence ATGAAAGCCAACCCTTGGGTCTGGTTAGTTGATGATGACAGCGACGATCAACTGCTTGTAAAAGCGGCCTTCAAACAGACCAACCCGGATGTGAAGGTGCACACGATCGATGATGGCGATCAGTTGCTGCCACAGCTGAACACAACGACCCATTTGCCAAAACTGGTTTTGCTTGACCTCAATATGGCACGCATGGGTGGTTTCGAAACGCTGAAGGCTGTGCGATTGGCACTCCCCGAGGTGCACATTCCTATTGTTATCCTGACCACGTCGATCAGTGTAACCGATCGGCAGCAGGCTATCCAGCACGGAGCCAATGCCTTTATCTCAAAGCCAAGCGAATACAATAAGCTGGTTGAGCTAACCCGAAACCTGGCCAGTCAGTGGTTGTAA
- a CDS encoding autorepressor SdpR family transcription factor, translating into MNTLFKALNDPTRRQMLDMLRGGDLTAGEIADRFAMTKPSISHHLDLLRQAGLVESTRQGQFIYYSLNTSVLDELLGWLLSLGQPGLSRPDSVGLGGSSAETGVQTPQNHEKD; encoded by the coding sequence TTGAACACCTTATTCAAAGCCCTGAACGACCCAACCCGTCGGCAAATGCTGGACATGCTACGCGGGGGCGACCTGACAGCCGGTGAGATTGCCGATCGGTTTGCCATGACTAAACCGAGTATTTCGCACCATCTTGATCTGCTGCGGCAGGCCGGGCTGGTTGAGTCGACCCGGCAGGGGCAGTTCATTTATTATTCACTCAATACATCGGTACTCGATGAGTTGCTGGGTTGGTTACTCAGTTTGGGTCAACCGGGCCTCTCGCGCCCAGACTCAGTAGGGCTGGGCGGCTCGTCCGCAGAAACCGGTGTTCAAACCCCCCAAAACCATGAAAAAGATTAA
- a CDS encoding DUF2461 domain-containing protein: MAAKTVTKAVLTAPTLQFMRDLAQNNNREWFQLNRKRYDAAKAEFVTFVHQVLQNVSGFEPLPNTDAKDCIFRINRDIRFSKDKAPYKLNLAAAIGPGGRHSGRIDYYIHIQPGNESFIGAGMWQPTPEHLAKFRQEIDYNVESLTDIIEAQPFRSYFPEIWGETMKTAPKGYTADHPHIHLLRRKQLFFMHRYTDKDVLKPGFVDEITQACQLLKPYCDYLNYLFFEEKDEAITL, translated from the coding sequence ATGGCTGCTAAAACCGTAACCAAGGCCGTTTTGACGGCACCCACGCTCCAGTTCATGCGTGACCTGGCTCAGAATAACAACCGCGAATGGTTTCAGCTCAACCGCAAACGCTATGACGCTGCAAAGGCCGAATTTGTCACGTTTGTCCATCAGGTATTGCAAAATGTATCTGGGTTTGAGCCCCTTCCAAACACCGACGCAAAAGACTGTATCTTCCGAATCAACCGCGACATCCGTTTTTCAAAAGATAAAGCCCCTTATAAACTTAATCTGGCTGCGGCTATCGGGCCGGGCGGGCGGCATTCGGGGCGGATTGATTATTACATCCATATTCAGCCCGGCAATGAGTCGTTTATCGGTGCGGGTATGTGGCAGCCCACCCCCGAACATCTGGCCAAATTCCGGCAGGAGATCGACTACAATGTGGAGTCGCTGACGGATATTATCGAGGCTCAGCCGTTTCGGTCGTACTTTCCCGAAATCTGGGGAGAGACCATGAAAACGGCCCCAAAAGGCTACACCGCCGACCATCCGCATATTCATCTGCTCCGGCGTAAGCAACTGTTTTTTATGCACCGGTACACAGATAAAGACGTACTAAAACCGGGCTTTGTTGACGAAATAACGCAGGCCTGCCAGTTGCTGAAACCTTATTGCGACTATCTGAATTACCTCTTTTTTGAAGAAAAAGACGAAGCCATTACCCTCTGA
- a CDS encoding SdpI family protein, with amino-acid sequence MKKINTTDVMIWIAIVTPFIYAAFVWDQLPPRLVSHYGMNGKPDDTMPKATFLLLMGGIQVFVYALTRYMPGAGVFSNEQSGNYHRLRLVVSFFLSGLMGWTLYASTQAGLAEDSSPIMFIVMVLVAAIGNYMTTVKPNFFVGIRTPWTLFSETVWRKTHQMAGRLWVGGGVTGAILLLLVPKPWQMPIVGTIAVVLAVVPLVYSYWAYRNEKRRAGLL; translated from the coding sequence ATGAAAAAGATTAACACCACCGATGTAATGATTTGGATCGCCATTGTGACTCCGTTTATCTATGCGGCATTCGTTTGGGATCAGTTGCCGCCCCGGCTGGTATCGCACTATGGTATGAATGGTAAGCCCGACGATACAATGCCCAAAGCTACGTTCCTACTGTTGATGGGGGGCATTCAGGTATTTGTCTATGCCCTTACCCGATATATGCCGGGGGCTGGCGTGTTCTCAAATGAACAATCGGGTAACTACCACCGGCTCCGGCTGGTAGTCAGCTTCTTCCTGTCAGGGCTGATGGGCTGGACGTTATACGCATCTACGCAGGCCGGTTTAGCCGAAGATAGTTCGCCGATCATGTTCATTGTCATGGTTTTAGTAGCAGCTATCGGCAACTACATGACTACGGTAAAGCCCAATTTTTTTGTCGGTATCCGAACGCCCTGGACGTTGTTTAGCGAAACCGTTTGGCGTAAAACGCACCAAATGGCGGGTCGACTGTGGGTAGGAGGGGGCGTGACTGGTGCCATTCTGTTGCTGTTGGTACCCAAGCCGTGGCAGATGCCGATTGTTGGGACCATAGCCGTCGTGCTGGCGGTGGTTCCCCTGGTGTATTCGTACTGGGCGTATCGTAACGAAAAACGGCGCGCCGGCCTCCTGTAA
- a CDS encoding TonB-dependent receptor plug domain-containing protein yields the protein MRYFLPFFFSLAVLNAPAQTADSTRRSIDLDEVRVVAQKFQTKGPVPFQTETITGSQIAQRNPMNSADLLQQTGNVFVQKSQGGGGSPVLRGFEASRVLIVVDGVRMNNAIYRAGHLQNVLRIDPSMLERAEVLFGPSSLIYGSDALGGVMYFQSRNPELSGAKNWLVKPSAYIRYGSATGERTAHADVSLGNRRLGFLTSVTYGSFGDIVQGNRRRDAYPDFGKRFMYVERHNNEDVPVKNANPNKQIGSAYQQLDILQKVLFKPSEGVQHTLNVQYSTTGDVPRYDRLTEMASGRLRFAEWYYGPEKRLLTSYNLTLSRPTRLYDRAMLTAAFQHIEESRISRRLGAAARNEQLERVGVWSVNADLQKQAGRHLIQYGLELTHNGVHSNAQTVNALTGAPGPFNTRYPDGGSTLQTLGLYVSDAVSLSKALTLNGGIRYGWSQLEAQFTDKTFFPFPFNSIRQRPAALTGNLSLLYRPTDRTRVSLLGSTGFRAPNVDDLTKVFDSRAGVLVVPNPGIKPEYTYNGELSVSQWLGNRLRLDATYYYTLFTNAIVVDAFSLNGQTSVLYGGQMSSVLAAQNKRQAVIQGWNVAAQLRLTNQLTLSSTLNGTQGRIKDAKKTPLDHIPPTFGRTALTYQNGRVQAEVWALYNGWKRIADYNPEGEDNAQYATPDGMPAWTTLNVRGSFKAGPYLTVQAALENILDRNYRYFASGISAPGRNLTLTVRSAF from the coding sequence ATGCGCTATTTTTTACCCTTTTTTTTTAGTCTTGCTGTTCTGAACGCCCCTGCACAGACAGCAGACAGTACCCGCCGGTCAATTGACCTCGACGAGGTGCGGGTAGTAGCGCAAAAGTTTCAGACCAAAGGCCCCGTTCCGTTTCAAACCGAGACCATAACCGGGAGTCAGATTGCCCAACGCAACCCCATGAATTCGGCCGATTTGTTGCAGCAAACCGGTAACGTATTTGTGCAGAAGAGTCAGGGCGGAGGAGGTAGCCCCGTATTGCGCGGCTTTGAAGCAAGCCGGGTCCTGATTGTGGTTGATGGGGTTCGGATGAACAACGCCATTTACCGGGCCGGGCATTTACAGAACGTGTTGCGAATTGACCCTTCAATGCTCGAACGGGCTGAAGTCCTGTTTGGCCCGTCGTCGCTTATCTACGGCAGCGATGCCCTGGGCGGGGTCATGTACTTTCAGAGCCGCAACCCAGAGCTCTCGGGCGCAAAAAACTGGCTTGTCAAGCCCTCAGCTTATATCCGATACGGCTCCGCCACCGGCGAACGGACGGCGCATGCTGATGTAAGCCTCGGCAACCGCCGGCTTGGTTTTCTGACGAGCGTGACCTACGGATCATTTGGTGATATTGTTCAGGGTAACCGACGCCGGGACGCTTACCCCGACTTTGGTAAGCGCTTTATGTACGTGGAGCGCCACAATAATGAAGATGTACCGGTAAAAAACGCCAACCCAAATAAGCAGATCGGGTCAGCGTACCAACAGCTCGATATCCTGCAAAAAGTTTTGTTTAAGCCCTCAGAGGGCGTTCAGCATACGCTCAACGTACAGTATTCGACCACAGGCGATGTTCCTCGTTACGACCGGCTTACTGAAATGGCCTCGGGTCGGCTTCGGTTTGCAGAATGGTACTACGGCCCTGAAAAACGCCTGTTGACGTCGTACAACCTGACCCTCTCGCGGCCAACGCGCCTGTACGACCGGGCCATGCTGACGGCAGCTTTCCAGCACATTGAAGAGAGCCGTATCAGTCGTCGACTGGGCGCAGCAGCCCGGAATGAGCAACTGGAGCGAGTCGGCGTTTGGTCGGTGAATGCCGATTTACAGAAACAGGCCGGTCGGCATCTGATCCAGTACGGACTGGAACTTACGCACAACGGCGTACACTCCAACGCCCAGACAGTCAACGCCTTAACGGGGGCTCCTGGCCCATTCAACACCCGCTATCCCGATGGAGGTAGTACCCTTCAGACCCTCGGCCTGTACGTGAGCGATGCGGTTTCACTCAGCAAAGCCCTGACCCTGAACGGAGGTATCCGGTACGGCTGGTCGCAGTTAGAAGCTCAATTTACCGACAAAACGTTCTTCCCGTTCCCGTTTAATAGCATCCGGCAGCGGCCGGCAGCCCTCACAGGTAACCTTAGTTTGCTGTACCGCCCTACCGACCGGACGCGCGTGTCCCTCCTGGGGTCTACGGGTTTCCGCGCGCCCAACGTCGACGATCTGACCAAAGTATTCGATTCGCGGGCGGGCGTTCTCGTTGTGCCGAACCCCGGTATCAAGCCAGAATACACGTACAACGGAGAGCTTTCGGTTTCGCAGTGGCTGGGCAATCGGCTGCGGCTCGACGCTACGTATTACTACACCCTGTTTACCAATGCCATTGTCGTGGATGCGTTTAGCCTGAATGGCCAAACGAGTGTGCTCTATGGCGGGCAGATGAGCTCCGTACTGGCCGCTCAAAACAAACGGCAGGCTGTCATTCAGGGCTGGAACGTGGCGGCTCAACTCCGTCTGACCAACCAGCTCACGCTGAGCAGTACGCTCAACGGCACGCAGGGACGGATCAAAGACGCTAAAAAGACCCCACTCGACCACATTCCGCCGACCTTTGGCCGAACTGCCCTGACCTATCAGAATGGACGGGTGCAGGCTGAAGTCTGGGCTCTTTATAACGGATGGAAGCGAATTGCAGACTACAACCCGGAAGGAGAAGATAACGCCCAATATGCCACCCCCGACGGTATGCCGGCCTGGACGACACTGAACGTACGGGGCTCGTTTAAAGCAGGGCCTTACCTGACGGTACAGGCCGCGTTAGAAAATATTCTGGATAGAAATTATCGCTACTTCGCCAGCGGAATCAGCGCCCCCGGCCGCAACCTAACCCTAACAGTTCGAAGCGCATTCTGA
- a CDS encoding alpha/beta hydrolase family protein, which translates to MKFFALFFLLMGSLIGPVTSDSSKVKAQASEPVSLTTAEGLVLEGTLTLPAGSAGPVPVVLLIAGSGPTDRNGNSGPALQSNAYRLLADSLAQRGVAMLRYDKRFSGANVKTALKLIKPEAILFDSYVADAVGFARLLQADSRFSRVYVAGHSEGSLVGMLAARQLGAAGFISLAGAGRNIADVLKAQFETAVPAGDRPAAGLMLDTLRMNRPVSVVPMSLLMMGFGPMNQPFLRSWMQYDPAVEITRYKGPVLIIQGDRDVQVAVSEAERLRAARPDARYELVPGMSHILKEGPTDRAANIKTYSEPNRPLMPGLAQTIVSFVGKE; encoded by the coding sequence ATGAAATTCTTCGCTTTATTTTTCCTGTTAATGGGTAGTCTGATTGGGCCGGTTACATCCGACTCAAGTAAGGTAAAAGCGCAGGCTTCAGAGCCAGTTTCGCTGACTACCGCCGAAGGGCTCGTGCTCGAAGGGACGCTGACCCTACCCGCTGGTAGCGCCGGCCCGGTACCGGTGGTGCTGCTGATTGCGGGCTCGGGCCCTACCGACCGAAATGGCAATAGCGGACCGGCCTTGCAATCCAACGCGTACAGGTTGCTGGCGGATAGCCTTGCCCAACGCGGGGTGGCAATGCTGCGGTACGACAAACGGTTTAGCGGTGCAAACGTCAAAACGGCCTTGAAACTGATTAAACCCGAGGCTATTCTGTTTGATTCGTACGTGGCTGATGCCGTCGGTTTTGCCCGACTGCTACAGGCTGATAGCCGATTTAGCCGGGTGTACGTAGCCGGGCATAGCGAAGGGTCGCTGGTGGGTATGCTGGCCGCCCGTCAATTGGGGGCGGCTGGGTTTATTTCGCTGGCCGGGGCGGGCCGAAACATTGCCGATGTGCTCAAAGCGCAATTTGAAACAGCAGTACCGGCGGGTGATCGACCCGCTGCGGGCCTGATGCTCGACACCCTGCGGATGAACCGGCCGGTCAGTGTGGTGCCTATGTCGCTGCTCATGATGGGGTTTGGTCCGATGAACCAACCGTTTTTGCGGTCGTGGATGCAATACGACCCAGCCGTAGAGATCACCCGGTACAAAGGGCCAGTGCTGATTATCCAGGGCGACCGCGATGTTCAGGTGGCTGTGAGCGAAGCCGAACGGCTGCGTGCGGCCCGTCCCGACGCCCGATACGAGCTGGTACCCGGCATGAGCCACATTTTGAAAGAGGGACCCACCGACCGGGCTGCCAACATCAAAACGTACAGCGAACCCAACCGCCCACTAATGCCGGGCCTGGCTCAGACAATAGTCTCGTTTGTTGGGAAAGAATAG
- a CDS encoding Rid family hydrolase, translated as MKHCLNRWLMVGVLSLSGLMGHAQSTPTAKLLPTYLYPVETTVPNRKIYICGQRPVDDQGQVVSRGNLNAQLALIFVNLTQTLRTVGMGPNNIRQISYRITNSDEKSNSDNQQVVRGLANRYFSENKANLPTISDIKNVPQQVDKDVMIEVEVVAVKD; from the coding sequence ATGAAACACTGCCTGAACCGCTGGCTGATGGTGGGGGTGCTGAGCCTCTCGGGGCTTATGGGTCATGCCCAAAGTACGCCCACCGCCAAACTGCTGCCTACGTACCTGTACCCGGTTGAAACCACGGTGCCGAACCGGAAAATCTACATTTGTGGCCAACGGCCCGTAGATGATCAGGGGCAGGTAGTGAGCCGGGGCAACCTCAATGCGCAATTGGCGCTCATTTTTGTGAACCTCACCCAGACCCTCCGCACCGTTGGGATGGGTCCAAACAATATCCGCCAGATTTCGTATCGAATTACCAATTCGGATGAAAAATCTAACAGTGATAACCAACAGGTAGTCAGAGGATTGGCGAATAGGTATTTCTCTGAGAATAAAGCGAATCTGCCCACTATTTCCGACATTAAAAACGTGCCGCAACAGGTAGATAAAGACGTGATGATTGAGGTCGAGGTGGTGGCTGTCAAGGATTAA
- the cobT gene encoding nicotinate-nucleotide--dimethylbenzimidazole phosphoribosyltransferase: MRIFAAYLLTQEMPITPINRTRQAEFQQLIDQKTKPLGALGQLERLALQLALIQQTPTPTLTHPHLLVFAGDHGLTAEGVSAYPSAVTYQMVHNFLNGGAAVNVFCQTNGLQLVVCDVGVNGTFAENAPGFVKYKVAPGTRNMRYEPAMTLDECEAAMDAGRILVDGLVYRDCTVVGFGEMGIGNTSSASLLMQRLTGLPLDQCVGRGTGLNDSALAHKLQVLQAVSDRHAEVGHSPIELLATLGGFEIAAIVGGMLRAAENQMVILVDGFIATAALLVAQAIDPAVVDYCVFCHESNEAGHHLMLGHLNAEPLLSLGMRLGEGSGCALAYPLLKSAAAMLSDMASFASAGVSGKE, encoded by the coding sequence TTGCGCATCTTTGCAGCCTATTTGCTCACACAGGAAATGCCTATTACACCCATCAATCGCACTCGTCAGGCCGAGTTTCAGCAACTCATCGACCAGAAAACCAAGCCTCTTGGGGCATTGGGGCAACTCGAACGCCTGGCCCTGCAACTCGCCCTCATTCAGCAAACGCCCACCCCTACCCTCACCCATCCGCACCTGCTCGTATTTGCGGGCGACCACGGCCTGACGGCCGAGGGCGTCAGTGCGTACCCCTCAGCCGTGACCTATCAGATGGTACACAACTTTCTGAATGGCGGGGCAGCCGTGAACGTTTTTTGCCAGACCAACGGGCTTCAGCTTGTGGTATGCGATGTGGGTGTGAACGGCACTTTTGCCGAAAACGCACCCGGTTTTGTGAAATACAAAGTGGCACCCGGTACGCGCAATATGCGCTATGAACCCGCCATGACGCTCGACGAATGCGAAGCCGCTATGGATGCAGGTCGGATTCTGGTAGATGGGCTCGTGTACCGCGACTGCACGGTAGTGGGTTTTGGTGAAATGGGGATTGGCAATACGTCGTCGGCCAGTTTGCTCATGCAACGGCTCACGGGCCTGCCGCTCGACCAATGCGTGGGGCGCGGTACTGGCCTCAATGATTCGGCCCTGGCTCACAAGCTTCAGGTGCTACAGGCGGTGTCGGATCGGCACGCTGAAGTGGGCCACTCGCCAATCGAGCTGCTGGCTACACTCGGCGGGTTTGAGATTGCGGCCATCGTGGGTGGTATGCTCCGGGCGGCCGAAAACCAGATGGTGATTCTGGTGGATGGGTTCATTGCCACGGCGGCCCTGCTCGTGGCGCAGGCTATCGACCCGGCGGTTGTAGACTATTGCGTATTCTGCCACGAGTCGAACGAAGCGGGGCATCACCTCATGCTGGGGCACCTCAATGCCGAACCGCTGCTGAGCCTCGGAATGCGGCTGGGCGAAGGGTCAGGTTGTGCGCTGGCATACCCGTTGCTGAAAAGTGCAGCTGCCATGCTCTCCGACATGGCCTCGTTTGCCTCGGCGGGCGTATCCGGGAAAGAATAA